One Niabella beijingensis DNA window includes the following coding sequences:
- the xth gene encoding exodeoxyribonuclease III: MKIATFNINGINGRLPVLKKWLQMAGPDIVCLQELKAVQEKFPEKELERLGYGAVWSGQKSWNGVAILSKGIPMQVLRTKLPGGRGDTHSRYLEVIAGQMVIGCIYLPNGNPAPGEKFDYKMKWFGRLKKHAKYLMSENIPVVLAGDYNVIPEEPDVYKPEHWRKNALFMPEPRRAYKSLISQGWTDALRYLYPDRRIYTFWDYLYKAYERDAGLRLDHFLLSPQLVKRLSAGGVDKRVRGWDKASDHAPAWIKLND, from the coding sequence ATGAAAATAGCAACCTTCAATATCAATGGCATTAACGGGCGGCTGCCGGTGCTGAAGAAATGGCTTCAGATGGCAGGGCCGGATATTGTATGCCTGCAGGAGCTGAAGGCGGTTCAGGAAAAATTCCCGGAGAAAGAGCTCGAACGCCTGGGCTACGGGGCTGTGTGGAGCGGGCAGAAAAGCTGGAACGGAGTGGCCATCCTTTCAAAAGGAATACCGATGCAGGTGCTGCGTACAAAGCTGCCCGGTGGCAGGGGAGATACGCACAGCCGCTACCTGGAGGTCATCGCCGGGCAAATGGTTATCGGTTGTATTTATCTGCCCAATGGAAATCCGGCACCTGGTGAAAAATTTGATTATAAAATGAAATGGTTTGGGCGCTTAAAAAAGCATGCAAAATACCTGATGTCCGAAAACATACCGGTAGTGTTAGCCGGCGATTATAATGTGATACCTGAGGAGCCGGATGTATACAAACCGGAGCACTGGCGGAAGAATGCCCTTTTTATGCCGGAACCCAGACGGGCCTATAAAAGCCTGATCAGCCAGGGATGGACGGATGCACTCCGCTATCTGTATCCGGATCGGCGCATCTACACCTTCTGGGATTATCTTTATAAGGCGTACGAGCGCGATGCCGGATTGCGGCTGGATCATTTTTTACTGAGCCCGCAACTGGTAAAACGTCTTTCGGCCGGCGGCGTGGATAAACGGGTAAGGGGCTGGGACAAGGCAAGTGATCATGCGCCCGCGTGGATCAAATTAAACGATTAG
- a CDS encoding porin family protein: MRQKRLLTLLAAFIIAGTVNAQDFAKTKLGIKAGWNSANITNSREGNLDASKRFNTFNAGFVAAVPLGSTFELRSGLDFQSKGIKITDDDGGVKSSFKVNPLYLELPVNIDVMLPINEKIKAYIGAGPYAAVGLGGKIKSEVVSGGVTTSTSENIHWGNDNPTDGDDRNGTVGSGDMKRFDFGINAIGGVDFGSFGIHAQYGIGLTNTIPGGSNNNNANKNNQNRVIGVSGVFYF, encoded by the coding sequence ATGAGACAAAAACGTTTATTGACTTTGTTAGCAGCTTTTATTATTGCAGGAACTGTAAATGCGCAGGATTTTGCAAAAACAAAACTGGGAATAAAAGCAGGATGGAATTCTGCCAATATTACCAACTCACGCGAAGGCAACCTGGATGCGAGTAAACGCTTCAATACCTTTAATGCGGGGTTTGTCGCCGCCGTTCCGCTGGGTTCCACATTTGAGTTAAGATCGGGACTCGATTTTCAGTCAAAAGGGATTAAAATAACAGACGATGACGGCGGAGTAAAGTCCTCCTTTAAAGTGAATCCGCTTTACCTGGAATTACCTGTTAATATCGATGTGATGTTACCCATCAACGAAAAGATAAAAGCCTATATCGGTGCCGGACCATATGCTGCTGTAGGACTAGGTGGAAAAATAAAATCAGAAGTGGTGAGCGGTGGTGTTACCACATCCACTTCCGAAAACATCCATTGGGGCAACGATAATCCTACAGACGGGGACGACAGGAACGGAACGGTAGGCTCCGGCGATATGAAGCGGTTCGATTTTGGTATAAACGCTATCGGCGGTGTTGACTTTGGCAGCTTCGGTATCCATGCGCAATATGGTATCGGCCTTACCAATACGATACCGGGAGGAAGCAATAATAACAACGCCAATAAAAACAATCAGAACCGGGTAATAGGAGTAAGCGGCGTATTTTATTTTTAA